AATCCACTGCTGCCATGCCTTTCGGCGCTTGGAGAGCTAACATAGAAGTGATGAAATCTATGGCTAAAGGAAGATAAATAAAATATGTGCTGAGTCCACCACAACCAGCTAGCGACCTGAAGCTCGGCAGACTGGAGAAGAACATAAAGATACAGGTGAAGATATCAGTAACTCGGTAATCGTGGTAAAATAAATTAATTCATCATGGCGCCAATAGCGTAATCATCATCTTTATCACCATCCACCAGCGTGCATATCACATCAATTCGTCGGAATGCGCGAAGACACATTCTGCTATGTTATCAATAATGCGATGGTTTCATCATGAGAATTCTGCACGTGGATTGGAGAATATGACTGCGACATCCAAATTAACGAGTTGTTGCAACGGATGCGTGCCGGGCAATTGCTTGATTTTATCTAATGTCATCTAATCAAATTTTGCCATCCTCGGTTACGCGCTTGATTGATGCGCTGTCGCAGCTCCCCGGGATCGGACCAAAGTCAGCATCGCGATTGGCGTTCTTCCTGTTGCGCTCGCCTGCCGAAACCTCGTTGGCTTTGGCTGAGGCGCTGCGCGATCTAAAGGCGCGGATACGACTTTGCTCGGTATGCTTCAACATTACTGAAGACAATCCATGCATGATCTGCGCGGGTTCTGGCCGAGACCATGGCATGATTTGCGTAGTGGAAGAACCACTTGATGTTGCAGCCATCGAGCGATCGCGGATTTATCGCGGCGTCTACCATGTCTTGCATGGCGTAATCTCACCGATCGATGGGATTGGTCCTGATGATCTGCGCATCGAGGAGCTAGTTGGAAGAGTACGCCAAGCGGTGGAGGCCGGGCAGCCAGTGCGCGAGGTTATTCTTGCAACCAACCCAACCGTCGAAGGTGAAATGACTGCTTCGTTTATCCAGCGCAAGCTGGCTGGGCTAGGGGTGAGCATGACTAGGCTAGCACGTGGCTTGCCCGTTGGTGGCGACTTGGAATACGCCGATGAGGTGACGATCAGCCGGGCCTTAGAAGGGCGGCAGCCCATGTAGAGCGGCATATGAGTCTGACAAATTGCCATACCAGACGATCTGCCATTGGATCATGCCTGTGATCCGGTGGATGCAAAGTTGTGTCAAGAAAATGATGGCTAAGCAGAAAATTCGTCAATTGATCCAAATGGGGGAATCACTACTGGTGGAATTTAAAGGCGAGGCGAACAAGCATGTGAGCTGAATGACGATGACCGGATCGAGACTGTAGTCAGCATTGCCAATCGCCCAGACAGCAAGCATGCTTGGCTCATACTAGGAGTTGAAGACGATGGAAGAATTACTAGCGTGAGTCTGCGATACATGGAGCTATACCGATCTGACGCGCCTTAAAACCCTGATCGTCAGTTGCACGCGGCCATTGCTGATTGGTCATATTGATGAGTTCACGATCGACGGAAAGACCGTCATCCTCATCGCAGTGCCTCAGGCATCATCGTCAGTATGTACTGTCGAGGGCACCTATAAGCACTGAGCGATAGACCACCGAGGCAAGCTAGTCTGTTCACCATTTCTCTTCCATGAAATGCAAACGCCCCATGCATTTCAAGAAAAGGACGGGAGTAAATAAAATTGGATACATGAAGTGTCCAAAGAGCCATAAGCGAATAAGTAGTCAAACAAAGCAAGAATCACAGCGGCAGCCAGCGCTACCTGTGCAAGGCCTGTAATCGTCATTTCACCCCTCAGCCCAACTCAATCGGCTACCCGCCTAGAATCCCGCGCCAAGCCGTAGAGATGTATCTAGATGGCCACAGCCTCCGACGCATCGGGCGCAATCTGCGTGTCAAGTGCGCAATCGGTAGCCTCCTGGGTCAAGTGTGCCGGTGAACGTGCCTTGGCGGCCCCCCATCCCACAGCCCCCAACCGACGACTAACCGATCGTCGAGCTTGAGAGCTGTTCACATTCGTCAGGAATAAAAAATGCGCCGATCTCATCACGCAGGTCGAGCGTTGGCGCGCGCTGCGTGATGAGCTGGTAGATACTCTATCTCGCGATGAAGCGGTGTTGCAAGTAGTGGTGGATCAAGAGCCACGCGCATTTCAGTATTGCACCGACGGCTTCAGTGGGGATGCCACTTTGGACTACCGTGGCGGCTGTCTCTAGTTGCGCCGGGCAAGTTGCAGACCTATTCAGTTGAAGCAAGGCTCGCCGAGTTGTGTCGGCTCTTGCTCGATTAGGCCGACGGGCGCGGTGCTTTTCGCTGTGTGTGGAGAAGCTACGGCGGTCGGGTGAGTCCTTTGTGCAATGCTGGAATCGGCGGCAGCTGTTCAAGCAAGCGCATCCGGGTTATCAGAGCTATCCGCGGGACTACGCAAGTATTTGGATTTAGGCACTCCCAAAAGGACTACAGCAACATTCATGGCATTCGCGTACTGGGCTTGGTGCTCTTTGGTAAGGAACAGGCGCTTGACTGGCTGTTGACGCTTCACGATATTGTATTTCAGGTGTTTTCCGGCTGCCGAGTTATCCGAAACGAATTCTTGCGGGAGACTCTGATGCGAGCGATGGAAATGTTAGTAGAACGCTTTCGCGCTTTAAACAACGCGCAGGAGATGTTTCTAGGCTTGTCTGGCGTCTCTATCCACGATTATGCCTGGCGTGCCTTCCGCGAAGATTTGGCCAATGCACTGGTGCATCGCAACTATGCCCTTTTGGGCGTAGTGCACATAAAGTGGCATGATGACCATATAGAAATCTCAAATCCGGGCGCGCTCTCCGGATAGCGTGCGCCTCGATAACTTGCTAGTCTCGCTGCCCATTCCCCACCCACATACCCCGCTACTTGCCGATACCTTCAAACGCATTGGGGTTGTCGAGAGAACCGGTCGAGGGATTGACACTATTTTCGATGAACAACTTCGTAATGGTCGTCCTGAGCCATCATATGCGCGAAGAACCGAGTCAGATGTAATATTGGTCTTGCCAAGCGGAGAAGCGAATTTGAAGTTTGTTAAGCTGGTTTTCAAAAAGAGTCGTGTTCTACAGCGTGCGCTCACACCTGAAGAATTGCTACTGCTTAATCACCTCTGGGTAGCGTGCGGTGCTCCAACGCAAGATTTAGCCTGGCTAATACAGAGGCCGTATGCCGAAGCGCTTGCCTTGTTTCAGCGAATGGTTGAAGCGGGTTTAATAGAAGCATGAGGTGATCGCAAGAGAAAAATCTGGTGGTTGTGCAATTTGATCTACAAAGCGTTAGACGATCATGAAGCCCACCCACGATAGAATAGTTTGATTAAATTATTACATAATTAACAATATATATTATCTTACAGTGAAAAAAACAGCTGTATTACTCGTGGCGAGATATCTGAGATATGCAAAGTTTTCCGTCCGGCGCTTATACCTTTTTAGAAGCCTTATGTCATCAAGGTCACTTGATCCATCGATTCTGCGCAAAG
This sequence is a window from Candidatus Methylacidiphilales bacterium. Protein-coding genes within it:
- the recR gene encoding recombination mediator RecR — its product is MPSSVTRLIDALSQLPGIGPKSASRLAFFLLRSPAETSLALAEALRDLKARIRLCSVCFNITEDNPCMICAGSGRDHGMICVVEEPLDVAAIERSRIYRGVYHVLHGVISPIDGIGPDDLRIEELVGRVRQAVEAGQPVREVILATNPTVEGEMTASFIQRKLAGLGVSMTRLARGLPVGGDLEYADEVTISRALEGRQPM